A DNA window from Gigantopelta aegis isolate Gae_Host chromosome 4, Gae_host_genome, whole genome shotgun sequence contains the following coding sequences:
- the LOC121371420 gene encoding caspase-3-like has translation MERNIMIYVVGPEGVGKSTLVKSFTKGKVFRKRVEGFRCWATSIKTRDTDDEQIDIYEFRGFKGNVSAGPSLTFWTVHVLIVMCTQHSLSESCKNFKFDFWRRRNTQVHLVQNIRSSEIRDSRTLETEGKHFGLTNTYQLRVSSKGEVRQLFKKIIGDLHQGHPDFPRDSQHVSITLDDSGYRSKASTAENQRPVSNNILQKYEMGVKPRGTCIIINNEDFGSLMEKRTGSDKDKERLRELFSDLDFDVHIFTNQTRSDILDILKRESTKDHSAHSCFVCCILSHGAQEVVFGTDGNAVDISELVAFYEGDQCRGLLGKPKIFIIQACQGNKQRPGVETLNGSDGGLRTDVSVCKTMPVDADFLIACATTSGSLAFRHQRDGSHYISTLVEKIRQNLAKSLTDVLTMVNSSMAQQDYEFEGQRSKQIGCYKSTLRKQVVFGGIGQTR, from the coding sequence ATGGAGcgaaatattatgatttatgTCGTTGGTCCAGAAGGGGTCGGTAAATCAACATTAGTGAAATCCTTTACAAAAGGAAAAGTATTCAGAAAACGAGTTGAAGGATTCAGATGTTGGGCGACGAGTATTAAAACCAGAGACACCGATGATGAACAAATTGACATCTACGAATTCAGGGGGTTTAAAGGGAACGTCTCTGCAGGGCCGTCTCTCACATTCTGGACAGTGCACGTTTTAATAGTGATGTGTACGCAGCATTCTCTTTCTGAATCTTGTAAGAACTTTAAATTTGACTTTTGGAGGAGACGAAACACACAGGTGCATCTTGTCCAAAATATCAGGTCATCAGAGATTCGAGATAGCAGAACCTTGGAGACTGAAGGTAAACATTTTGGACTTACCAATACATATCAACTGCGAGTGAGTTCGAAAGGAGAAGTTCGTCAGTTGTTCAAGAAGATTATTGGTGATTTGCATCAGGGGCATCCAGACTTCCCGCGAGATTCGCAGCATGTATCTATTACATTGGATGATTCGGGATACAGAAGCAAGGCGTCTACGGCGGAGAATCAAAGACCAGTATCAAATAACATTCTGCAAAAATACGAAATGGGTGTAAAACCACGGGGAACGTGTATCATTATCAACAACGAAGATTTTGGAAGTTTAATGGAAAAACGAACAGGATCAGATAAAGATAAAGAAAGACTGAGAGAACTATTTTCGGATCTTGACTTTGATGTTCATATTTTTACAAACCAAACGCGTTCCGACATTCTGGACATTTTAAAGAGAGAATCAACCAAAGACCATAGTGCCCATAGCTGTTTCGTGTGTTGTATTCTTTCACACGGAGCCCAGGAGGTTGTTTTTGGTACTGACGGAAATGCTGTTGACATATCTGAACTTGTTGCATTTTATGAAGGAGACCAATGCCGCGGTTTGCTGGGAAAGCCAAAAATATTCATTATACAGGCGTGTCAGGGAAACAAACAACGTCCTGGTGTTGAAACTCTTAATGGCAGTGACGGTGGATTACGCACCGATGTGTCCGTTTGTAAAACGATGCCTGTTGATGCCGACTTCTTAATAGCGTGTGCAACGACATCGGGGTCTTTAGCGTTTCGGCATCAGCGAGACGGCTCACATTATATTTCAACTTTAGTGGAGAAAATAAGGCAAAACCTAGCTAAAAGTCTGACCGATGTCCTTACGATGGTGAACTCTTCAATGGCCCAGCAAGATTATGAGTTCGAAGGTCAGAGGAGTAAGCAGATAGGATGTTACAAATCGACACTGCGTAAACAGGTAGTATTTGGAGGGATTGGGCAAACACGGTGA